From Anopheles darlingi chromosome 2, idAnoDarlMG_H_01, whole genome shotgun sequence, the proteins below share one genomic window:
- the LOC125949748 gene encoding CCA tRNA nucleotidyltransferase 1, mitochondrial has translation MEAHAIARPDPVLMKIDSPEFHSIFTQELKDLIALFKRYNYEIRIAGGAVRDILMNINPKDVDIATTATPTQMKDIFTTENIRMVNMNGEKHGTITPRINDKECFEITTLRLDVVTDGRHAEVVHTTDWLLDANRRDLTINSMFLGFDGTLYDYFYGYEDLQKRRVAFVGDPDTRIKEDYLRILRYFRFYGRIAECANRHDAETLRIITNNATGLAKISGERIWQEWKKILTGNFGTELTTEMIKCNLAVHCGLPESPNVDEFMRVSKNVRAFSGKLEPMTLVAALLHTQDDAIKLNSRLRLTVFERELIYFITQNREEAASIDELLPFQQLCLRTIGNAKLKKEYVLELLKYLGKRDLHRKLSEWPLPVFPVKGHVLIAKGAPKGPKLGLVMDRLKVIWSTNEYNMSEEEILNHLPAVLEEMEKSK, from the exons ATGGAAGCGCACGCAATCGCCCGTCCCGATCCGGTGTTGATGAAAATAGACTCTCCCGAATTCCACTCCATCTTCACGCAGGAACTGAAGGATTTAATCGCCTTATTTAAGCGGTACAACTATGAAATTCGTATAGCCGGAGGAGCGGTAAG AGACATCCTGATGAATATCAATCCGAAGGATGTCGATATTGCCACCACGGCAACGCCAACTCAGATGAAGGATATATTTACAACGGAAAACATACGGATGGTTAACATGAACGGCGAAAAACATGGAACCATTACGCCGCGGATTAACGACAAGGAGTGCTTCGAGATAACGACCTTACGTCTCGATGTCGTCACCGATGGACGCCACGCTGAGGTTGTGCATACCACAGATTGGTTGTTGGATGCGAATAGGAGAGACCTCACCATAAACTCCATGTTCCTCG GATTCGATGGAACGCTATATGATTACTTCTACGGATACGAAGATCTCCAGAAACGGCGCGTAGCATTTGTGGGAGATCCAGACACGCGCATCAAAGAGGATTACCTCCGTATCCTTCGCTATTTTCGATTCTACGGGCGGATAGCAGAGTGCGCTAACCGACACGATGCCGAAACATTGCGCATCATCACCAATAATGCAACTGGGCTTGCAAAAATCAGTGGCGAAAGGATTTGGCAAGAGTGGAAAAAGATTCTTACCGGTAACTTCGGTACCGAGTTAACCACCGAGATGATCAAATGCAATCTAGCGGTGCATTGTGGCCTACCAGAGTCACCAAATGTAGACGAATTCATGCGTGTGTCTAAGAACGTGCGTGCCTTTTCCGGTAAGCTAGAACCAATGACACTCGTGGCCGCACTGCTTCACACACAGGACGATGCCATTAAGCTGAACAGTCGATTGAGGTTGACCGTCTTCGAACGAGAGCTAATCTACTTTATTACACAAAATCGGGAAGAAGCTGCTTCCATTGATGAGCTACT CCCCTTTCAACAACTATGTCTACGAACGATCGGAAACGCAAAGCTCAAGAAAGAGTACGTGTTGGAACTTCTGAAGTATCTCGGTAAGCGTGATTTGCACCGTAAACTGTCCGAATGGCCGTTGCCCGTGTTTCCCGTGAAAGGACACGTCCTGATAGCAAAGGGGGCCCCGAAAGGTCCGAAGCTTGGTTTAGTGATGGATCGGTTGAAGGTGATATGGTCCACCAACGAGTACAATATGTCCGAGGAGGAAATATTGAACCATCTACCTGCAGTGctagaagaaatggaaaaatccaAATAG